A segment of the Gemmatimonadota bacterium genome:
GTCCGGCCTGCAGCCCTTCTTCGACGTGACGCGCACGGCCGCGCTGCCGAGTATCGCCCGGGGCAAGGCGCTGCTGGCGGCCAACGCGCTGTCCAGTACGACCTGGGCCGCCATGCTGACCATCGGTTCCGCCGTCGGCGGCCTGGTGGCCGACCACCTGGGCCGGTCCGCCGCCTTTCAGTTGAACGCTTTCAGTTTCCTGGTATCGGCGGTTTTCGTGGCCCGGATCGCCATTCCCGCCGCGTCCGGTGCGGGACAGCCGGTACGGTTCCTGTCGGATTTCATCGAGGGCATGAAGTACATCGGCCGCGACCGGCCCACGCGGGTCTTCCTGCCGGGCAAGGCCACCTGGGGACTCGCCGGCGGCGGCGCCGTGCTGTTCTACGCCGTGTTCGGGGGACAGGTCTACCGCGCGGGCGACACGGGCATCGCCATCCTGTACACGGCCCGAGGGATCGGCACGCTCCTGGGCGCCGTGCTCATCAAGTTCTTCGACTCGATCCGGCTGGGCAAATTGAGGACGGGCATCCTCATCGGGCTGGTAGGCTACGGCGCTTTCTTCATCCTGTTCTCGCAGGCCCCGTCCATCTGGCTGGCGGCGGTCTGCATCATCCTCGCCGCCGCGGGCAGCATGGTGATGTGGGTCTATTCTTCCCTGGGGCTTCAACTCGTGGTGGACGAAGACTACCGCGGAAGGGTGTTCGCCGCGGACCACGGCCTGTTCACCCTGGCGTTCTCCATTTCGACCCTGGGGACGGGCCTGCTGCTGGACGCCCTGGCGGCGCGCCTGGTGGCCTTTATGGCAGGGGCGGCCGGCATTGTGATCGTGGTCGCCTGGTACCTCTTCGCCCGCCGCATTCCCTTGGGCGGAATCCATTCGGACCAGGACGGAGACGGCCAGGACGGAGACGGCCAGGACGGAGACGGCCAGGAAGGCTAGCGTCGCACGTGGCAGCGCTCGGCAGGACGGCTAGCGTCGCACGTGGCAGCGCTCGGCAGGACGGCTAGCGTCGCACGTGGCAGCGCTCGGCAGGACGGCTAGCGTCGCACGTGGCAGCGCTCGGCAGGACGGCTAGCGTCGCACGTGGCAGCGCTCGGCAGGACGGCTAGCGTCGCACGTGGTAGCGCTCGAGCCGTTCGAAGTCTTCAATGTTCTGGTCTATGAAGGCCTTGATCTTGAGGTGCCCGTCCCGTAGTTCCAGGCCGTCCAGGGTCTTGGGAATAAAGAACAAAACCCGCTGGAAGAACCCCGCCACGCCCCGCTTCCGGCCCGACAGGCCCTCGAAGTCGGTGTACCGCGCCCATTCCAGTTCGTCATATAGTTCCAGCGTCACCAGGTAACTCGTCCGGGGACCGCTGTCGTCGGTGTAAGCGGTCTCGGTGCCGTGTACGATCACGTCGGCATTCAGGATGTCCCGGTCGAAGCGGAACGTGTAGTTGATGTCGTAGAGCGCGCGGATGTGAATCAGGAAATCGCCTGACCGGGCGGCGTCGGGGCTGAAAAAGAGGTACGAGACGTGGTGGAGAGGAAAGGTAAGGCCCAGAGAAAAACCCTGCTTCAGGGCTTCGTCGACCGCTTCCCCGTCGGCATAGAGAGGAAGATTACGTTCGGCGATCCACCGGGCCAGGACCACGTTGACCCGCAGTAACGTAAGCGTGTCCTGTTCCGCGGCGGTAAAC
Coding sequences within it:
- a CDS encoding MFS transporter, which translates into the protein MTTKTGSALSYTLLLRENRTYRFVWLSQVVSNAGDWFNTIAVLGLTLALTGSGLALGIVTICQMLPPFLMTPLAGVVAERYNRKRVMITADILRAGVALGFLLVETADDVWMLYLFMALLSGLQPFFDVTRTAALPSIARGKALLAANALSSTTWAAMLTIGSAVGGLVADHLGRSAAFQLNAFSFLVSAVFVARIAIPAASGAGQPVRFLSDFIEGMKYIGRDRPTRVFLPGKATWGLAGGGAVLFYAVFGGQVYRAGDTGIAILYTARGIGTLLGAVLIKFFDSIRLGKLRTGILIGLVGYGAFFILFSQAPSIWLAAVCIILAAAGSMVMWVYSSLGLQLVVDEDYRGRVFAADHGLFTLAFSISTLGTGLLLDALAARLVAFMAGAAGIVIVVAWYLFARRIPLGGIHSDQDGDGQDGDGQDGDGQEG